The Candidatus Acidiferrales bacterium genome has a window encoding:
- a CDS encoding protein tyrosine phosphatase family protein: protein MKRNLGLVAGAVLLASVAVAQPQDFSSIKNFLRVNEQYCTGGQPTMDELAKLKTEGIKAIINLRRPTEYNAEEEAAKAKELGLRYVNIPVSVAEPKDEQADEFLKVTSDPQNRPAFIHCGSANRVGAFWMIRRVLVDGWKLEDAEAEARKIGMHSPSLIEFAHGYIQRHPKKAS, encoded by the coding sequence GCTTGGTGGCTGGCGCCGTCCTGCTGGCCAGCGTGGCCGTGGCGCAGCCGCAGGATTTTTCCTCCATCAAAAACTTTCTCCGCGTCAACGAGCAGTACTGTACCGGCGGCCAGCCGACGATGGACGAACTGGCGAAGCTGAAGACGGAAGGCATCAAGGCCATCATCAACCTCCGGCGCCCGACCGAGTATAACGCCGAGGAAGAAGCGGCGAAGGCCAAGGAGCTCGGCCTGCGCTACGTCAACATCCCCGTCAGCGTCGCGGAGCCGAAAGACGAGCAGGCGGATGAGTTTCTGAAAGTCACCTCAGACCCGCAGAACCGCCCCGCATTCATCCACTGCGGGTCGGCAAACCGCGTCGGAGCGTTCTGGATGATCCGCAGGGTCCTGGTGGACGGCTGGAAGCTTGAAGACGCTGAGGCTGAAGCGCGGAAGATCGGGATGCACAGCCCGAGCCTGATCGAGTTTGCCCACGGCTACATCCAGCGCCACCCGAAGAAAGCCAGCTAA
- the corA gene encoding magnesium/cobalt transporter CorA, with product MSATSPAAAACLLGTRAGFRWFHVEDVRGPALDQLAAEFGLHELAMEDCRNERQRAKLEEYENHLFVIVNTVHFNPEKNECWFGEFDIFVGKDFLISVHDGPSRTAGAVRPKFEADPRLAHPGRLLHALLDCVVDRYLPVLDSIDDRIDALEEEVHRGPSPRLISEIFAIKRALIDFRRVAISMREVINQLLHRTEPWLRSQQAYFRNVYDHIVRALDFVESYRDILTGVLDVHLTATANRTNEIVKALTIFATLALPFLLVTGYFGMNFAGLPLLNHPHGALYVSGGMAAIALVLLWLFKRRGWF from the coding sequence ATGAGCGCCACCTCGCCCGCTGCGGCGGCCTGCCTGCTGGGCACGCGCGCCGGCTTCCGCTGGTTTCACGTCGAAGACGTCCGTGGCCCCGCGCTCGACCAGCTTGCCGCCGAGTTTGGCCTGCACGAACTGGCGATGGAAGACTGCCGCAACGAGCGCCAGCGCGCCAAGCTGGAGGAGTATGAAAACCATCTCTTTGTCATCGTCAACACGGTTCACTTCAACCCGGAGAAGAACGAATGCTGGTTCGGCGAGTTCGATATCTTCGTCGGCAAAGATTTCCTGATCAGCGTGCACGACGGCCCGAGCCGCACGGCGGGCGCTGTGCGGCCCAAGTTCGAGGCCGATCCCAGGCTGGCCCATCCCGGCCGCTTGCTCCACGCCCTGCTCGATTGCGTCGTGGATCGCTATCTGCCCGTGCTGGACAGCATCGACGACCGCATCGACGCACTCGAGGAGGAAGTCCACCGGGGGCCTTCGCCGCGGCTGATTTCGGAAATTTTCGCCATCAAGCGCGCCCTGATCGATTTCCGCCGGGTGGCCATCTCGATGCGCGAGGTCATTAACCAATTGCTGCACCGCACCGAGCCCTGGCTGCGCTCCCAGCAGGCCTATTTCCGCAACGTCTATGACCACATCGTCCGCGCACTCGATTTCGTCGAGTCCTACCGCGACATCCTCACCGGGGTGCTGGACGTGCATCTGACCGCAACCGCCAACCGCACCAACGAAATCGTGAAAGCCCTCACGATCTTTGCCACCCTTGCCCTGCCATTTCTCCTTGTCACCGGCTACTTCGGAATGAACTTTGCCGGTCTGCCGCTGCTGAATCACCCCCATGGCGCACTCTACGTGAGCGGCGGCATGGCGGCGATTGCGCTGGTTCTGCTGTGGCTTTTTAAGCGCAGGGGCTGGTTTTAA